Proteins found in one Melospiza melodia melodia isolate bMelMel2 chromosome 13, bMelMel2.pri, whole genome shotgun sequence genomic segment:
- the LOC134424033 gene encoding hypoxanthine-guanine phosphoribosyltransferase-like translates to MAHGLQVRDEESGYNKNLFCIPKHYEEDLERVFIPHGLILDRTERLARDIMQDMGSHHIVALCVLKGGYKFFADLLDRIKALNQNGDKSVPVTVDFVRIKSYCNDSPAEKISFVGEELSTLNGKNVLVVEDIIETGRTMKALLSKIKDKKPRMVKVVSLLVKRTSQSPGYRPDYTGFEIPDKFVVGYALDYNEYFRDLNHICILKENAKEKYRM, encoded by the exons Atggctcatggactgcag GTAAGAGATGAGGAAAGTGGCTACAACAAAAATCTGTTTTGCATTCCTAAGCATTATGAAGAAGATTTAGAAAGAGTTTTCATTCCTCATGGACTCATCCTGGACAG GACAGAACGTTTGGCTAGAGATATCATGCAAGACATGGGAAGTCATCACATTGTTGCACTCTGTGTCCTTAAGGGAGGCTATAAATTCTTTGCTGATTTGCTGGACCGTATCAAAGCACTAAATCAAAATGGTGATAAATCTGTTCCTGTTACCGTGGATTTTGTCAGAATAAAAAGCTACTGT AATGATTCACCTGCAGAAAAAATCAGTTTTGTCGGAGAGGAACTGTCTACACTAAATGGGAAG AACGTGTTAGTAGTAGAG GACATTATTGAGACTGGTAGAACAATGAAAGCACTGCTTTCAAAAATAAAAGACAAGAAACCAAGGATGGTAAAAGTTGTAAG CCTCCTTGTTAAAAGGACAAGTCAGAGTCCAGGCTACAGACCAGACT ATACAGGCTTTGAAATTCCAGATAAATTTGTGGTTGGATATGCTCTTGACTATAATGAATACTTCAGAGATTTAAAT CACATCTGCATTCTGAAAGAGAATGCCAAAGAGAAATACAGGATGTGA